One Bacillota bacterium genomic window, AAAATTAATTGTCCAACTCCAAAGGTGGAAGTAATTGCTGGATTTGGATTGTTTTTTACAAAAGACAAACCTGCGCAAGCAGCCAATTCAACGATGGCTATATCGTTATCTAGCTTTCCATAAAAACTTGGAATAATTTTACCATAGGGATCCTGAACCAAAACGCTTATTTTTTCTCCATCTAAGACAGAAAGAAAAAAATCAACTGTTCCTTCCCCCCCATCGGCTATAGGAATTTTAATTATGTCACATTTTGGAAAATTCTTTAGAATAGATTGTTCCATAATGTTGATGACTTCTTTGCTAGATAAACTGCCCTTAAAAGAATCTGGAATCAGGATAACTTTCTTCATTTTTGATTTCTATCCGCAAAATTCGTTTTAAAAACATTTTTTCCTAAGGAATGAGTTAATTTATTCCATGGCTTCTTGAGAAAATCAGGATTTTCCTTCACCTGATTGATGACATCTAAATATTGATTGACAAACGATTGCTCCTCAATACTACACTTTTTTGCAAATTCTTTTAACTCAGATTTTGTAGGAGTAGATTTAAATAACGTATTCTCTTCTTTGACAAATTGAAGTTGTAAAGCATTCAATTGTTGTTTATAGGTATCTTCATCGATTATTTTAGAAAAGATAGCCCTAACAAGATATTCTCTTTCTAACCAATAAGCCAAACTTTTTTCTTTGCTTGTAAAGACTGGAGGAATACATATTCCAAAAAAAGTAGGTTTATAAATGGATAAACAAGGAGTAGAAGACCCCGTTAGCCAAATGGTATCGATAGAAGGTCTTGAATGAACAATCATGCTAGCAGTCGTTTGATCTCCTAAGAAGCTTTTATGCATACATACACTTTTAAGACTTCCTTTAGTGTAAAGAGATTTGGTATCTTTTTCATAATGACTTCTTAAAATAGTCATCATTTTTGATTCGTCAAAAGAATCTTGAGACTTCAGTTGACTTGAAGCCATGCAAGATCTGTGAAATGATCCTGAAAAATGCGTAAAAATTGGTTCTGAATTTCTTTTCGCAAAAGAATCATTGTTTATAGACAATCGATTACTAATGTTTCCAAAATCGGATACTTCTTTTACAATAAATGATTTCCCGCTCGTTTCTAAAATGTAAGAACTAGTCTTATCTGATATCAAATAGGAATTATCATAGTAGAAATGCTTGTCAAAGCCACAATTTCCTCCTTGACCGTATTTTTCAAGTAAATCGACAATAATAGTTATGGCTTCTTTTGCAGTGCTTGAACGTTCTAAAGCAAGCCTTAAAAAGTCCATGCCGATTAATGTTTCCTTTTTCTTTCCTTTTGATTTTGTAAAAACAGCTTCATTTCCAATCATTACACCTTGATCGTTAATTCCCATCTCGGCTCCCCACATCCAACTAGGACAAGAAAGTACTAATCCATAAGAATGTTTAATTTGATCGACCTGAATGTAAGTGCATTTTAATTTCGTTTTTAGATGGTCTTTTGGTTCGACAAATAAGGATAAATTAGGTTCATTTGGACTTCTGTCGCTATTTTTTCCAAAAAACAGTGAATGAGACGTTCTTTTAACTAAAGTGTCACACATTTTGGGTCACCTCGCCTTTTTATCAAAATTATGTGATATTTGTTCTTTGATAACAGTTTAAAGAAAAATAAACTAATTGTCAATGCCCTCTAATTCAAAAGGTTCTATTTGGATATATTTGGCGTGTAAAACAAAGATAAAAGTGGTATAATTATAAAAGAATTAAAAATGAAATGACATTTAGAATTTGATTTTTGAATATTTATTTGTTTTAAAAGAAGGTATAAAAATGAAACGGAAAATAAAGAAGCAGTTAAGACTTAGTCAAATCTATCAATATCTCGAAAATGATGAGTTGTATTTGGTTCAAATCTCACTTGATAATTATGATGAACTTTTTAATGGATGGGATGCTACTCCTTTAAAAAGAAGAGATTTAGAACCTGAACTTCTTGATTTTATTGAGCAAGTTGGATACGATATCCCATTAAAGGAAAAAGTTAAATTAAGCTTTCAGCTCCCAAATGCTAAATTTGACAAGCAAAAGGAAGAACGAAGCAAAGAAGCAATTTATAATAACTTCACTATGGTGATTCATTACATTAATAAATCACTTGTGAAAAATAATCGCAAAATTATTTCCTACATAGCGATTGGATTATTATTTTTGATTTTCGCTTATTTTCTTCGTAGCTCGAGTATGCTACCTGTTCCGTTATCCATTCTATCTGAAGGGTTATTTATCGGAGGATGGGTCATGTTTTGGGAAGCATTTTCACTGTTTTTCTTTGTGAGTTACGACTCAAGAGCAAGAAGAAAACGATTTTTAAGGTTTGCGACTTCTGATATTGATTTTGATTATCATGATGAACAAAATCAATATCCAGTAGAATAAATAAAATAATATAAAAGGAATGAAAACATGACGATAAGAAATAGAAAAGAAGGAGCTTTATATTCCATCTCAGAAGAAATTGCAAATGCTATCTCTCATGGAATTGGAGCATTTTTATCAGTTTTAGGTTTAATAATTTTATTAATGGACGCAATTCCTCAACACGATGTATGGAAAATCGTTAGTGTATCTATATATGGGGCAAGCATGATTACTTTATTTAGTATGTCAACAATGTATCATTCTTTGACACACAAAAAAGCGAAAAAGGTTTTTCGTATCTTTGATCATACTTCAATTTCGATTTTAATTGCTGGGACCTATACACCTTTTACTTTAGTGCTTTTAAGAGGAACCATGGGGTGGATTATTTTTGGAGTTGTTTGGACAGCCAGCATTGTAAATATTGTTTTAAATAGTATAAGCATTAATAAATTTAAAACTGTATCAATGATAAGTTATGTTGCAAGTGGATGGGTAGCTGTTTTTGCAATTGTACCTATTATTAAAACTATGCCAGCTTTAGGAATTATTTTGCTTTTCCTTGGAGGCATTATGTATACAGGTGGACTTATATTTTATCGTAAAAAGAATATTAAATACATGCATTTTATATGGCATTTATTTGTTTTAGCAGGTGCTATATTACACTTTTTCTGCATTCTTTTCTATGTTATTTAAGAAAAGCATAAAGATAATTGATTGAATCAAGTAGAATATCATAACTGATATTCTTTTTTTTATTTTTTAATAAAAATATTAAATATTAGTTAGCCAAAGTGAATACTTTGTGATATTATTTGAATGTCAAACTATTTGATACTCAAAATAAAAAAATAATCCAAGGGGGATCTTGATTTTGAAAAAAACCAATTTAGTTATTACGATAATCGTTGTTTCAATCAGTTTGTTTTTAAGTTTATTTGTTCTCTTTACTCCTATTCCACAAAATAGTGAAACAGAGTTTAGCGCTGTAAAAGCAGCGGAATACATAAGCGTTCTTTCAAATGATCCGCATTCTGTACTTGACGAAGAAGCTCATGAAGAAGTTCGGCTATATATTAAAAATCAGTTAATTGAATTTGTGGGAGTGAGTAATGTCGAAGAAATGAATTATACCAAAGAAGAATTAGGTGAAGATACTGATTACGGAATTCAAAATCTACTAGCAACCATTCCAGGAAATTCGGAAACGGGAATATTACTTGTGGCTCATTATGATTCAAGAGGAAACATTGGAAGAGATGGGGAACTCGGAAGATCTTATGGAGCAGCAGATGATGGATACGGATTAGCTGTTTTACTAGAAGTGGCTCGTTTGTTCGCAGATCAAACTCTTGAAAATTCCATATATATTTTAGTCACAGATGCAGAAGAAGTAGGACTATATGGAGCGGTGATGGCTGCACAAGAACAAGAAT contains:
- a CDS encoding peptidase U34 → MCDTLVKRTSHSLFFGKNSDRSPNEPNLSLFVEPKDHLKTKLKCTYIQVDQIKHSYGLVLSCPSWMWGAEMGINDQGVMIGNEAVFTKSKGKKKETLIGMDFLRLALERSSTAKEAITIIVDLLEKYGQGGNCGFDKHFYYDNSYLISDKTSSYILETSGKSFIVKEVSDFGNISNRLSINNDSFAKRNSEPIFTHFSGSFHRSCMASSQLKSQDSFDESKMMTILRSHYEKDTKSLYTKGSLKSVCMHKSFLGDQTTASMIVHSRPSIDTIWLTGSSTPCLSIYKPTFFGICIPPVFTSKEKSLAYWLEREYLVRAIFSKIIDEDTYKQQLNALQLQFVKEENTLFKSTPTKSELKEFAKKCSIEEQSFVNQYLDVINQVKENPDFLKKPWNKLTHSLGKNVFKTNFADRNQK
- a CDS encoding hemolysin III family protein, with protein sequence MTIRNRKEGALYSISEEIANAISHGIGAFLSVLGLIILLMDAIPQHDVWKIVSVSIYGASMITLFSMSTMYHSLTHKKAKKVFRIFDHTSISILIAGTYTPFTLVLLRGTMGWIIFGVVWTASIVNIVLNSISINKFKTVSMISYVASGWVAVFAIVPIIKTMPALGIILLFLGGIMYTGGLIFYRKKNIKYMHFIWHLFVLAGAILHFFCILFYVI